Proteins encoded in a region of the Nitrospiraceae bacterium genome:
- the secE gene encoding preprotein translocase subunit SecE — protein sequence MFQRMTASIREFIDGVRSELKKVSFPTRAETIGATTVVIVFCILMSFYLSFVDSVLGWLMRKVI from the coding sequence GTGTTTCAGCGAATGACGGCTTCGATTCGAGAGTTTATCGACGGGGTACGGAGCGAGTTGAAGAAGGTCTCGTTCCCTACCAGAGCCGAGACCATCGGCGCGACCACCGTGGTCATCGTGTTCTGCATTCTCATGTCCTTTTATCTCTCGTTTGTTGATTCGGTCCTGGGTTGGCTGATGCGGAAGGTCATCTGA